The following are encoded in a window of Gramella sp. MT6 genomic DNA:
- a CDS encoding deoxyribodipyrimidine photo-lyase: MGKEVNIFWFRRDLRLDDNAGFKAALQDELPVLPIFIFDKEILDKLPEDDARVSFIHDTLQRMRDELQEENGSSIAMYHGTPEKVFKDLIKDHKIGKVFTNRDYEPYAKERDKKIKSLLEDNDIEFQDFKDQVIFEKDEVVKQDGDPYVVYTPYKNTWRDKFSSTELEFHYTKRYRDNLIENSRLPNLSLSDIGFKKSSIKVPDYKVTPGLIQDYKDKRDYPAVEGTSRLGPHLRFGTVSVRQMVRDANKEKNKTFLDELVWREFFMQILYHYPDTVTEAFKKKYDRIDWRNNEEEFELWKQGKTGYPLVDAGMRQLNESGYMHNRIRMLVASFLCKHLLIDWRWGEAYFAEKLLDYEMSSNVGNWQWAAGSGVDAAPYFRIFNPTTQIDKFDNDKEYIKEWVPEFGTDDYPEKMVDHKEARERALKTYKEAVSN, encoded by the coding sequence ATGGGAAAGGAAGTAAACATTTTTTGGTTTAGAAGAGATCTAAGACTTGATGATAATGCAGGCTTTAAGGCTGCACTTCAGGATGAATTGCCAGTTTTACCCATTTTTATATTTGATAAGGAGATCCTCGATAAATTACCGGAAGATGATGCCCGGGTAAGTTTTATTCATGATACCCTTCAAAGGATGCGTGATGAGCTCCAGGAAGAAAATGGAAGTTCAATTGCCATGTATCACGGCACTCCTGAAAAAGTTTTTAAAGATCTCATCAAAGATCACAAAATAGGAAAAGTATTCACCAACAGGGATTATGAACCCTATGCGAAAGAACGTGATAAAAAGATCAAGAGCCTGCTTGAGGATAATGATATTGAATTTCAGGATTTTAAAGACCAGGTAATATTCGAGAAGGACGAAGTGGTAAAACAAGATGGAGATCCCTATGTGGTTTATACTCCTTACAAAAATACCTGGCGTGATAAATTCAGTAGTACCGAACTTGAATTTCATTATACGAAGAGGTACAGGGATAATCTAATTGAAAACAGCAGGTTACCCAATCTTAGCCTGAGCGATATAGGTTTTAAAAAATCTTCTATAAAAGTACCCGATTATAAAGTCACCCCCGGTCTAATTCAGGATTATAAAGATAAACGAGATTATCCGGCCGTGGAAGGTACTTCAAGATTAGGACCACACCTGCGATTTGGCACTGTTAGCGTTCGCCAGATGGTTAGAGATGCAAATAAGGAAAAAAATAAAACCTTTCTGGATGAATTGGTCTGGAGAGAATTCTTCATGCAGATCCTTTACCATTATCCCGATACGGTAACCGAAGCTTTCAAAAAAAAGTATGACCGTATAGATTGGCGTAATAACGAGGAGGAATTTGAACTCTGGAAACAAGGAAAAACGGGTTATCCACTTGTAGATGCAGGAATGCGTCAGCTAAATGAATCCGGTTATATGCATAACAGGATCAGGATGCTGGTAGCTTCATTTCTTTGCAAACATCTACTTATAGACTGGCGATGGGGTGAAGCTTATTTTGCTGAAAAACTACTGGATTACGAAATGTCTTCCAATGTTGGGAACTGGCAATGGGCAGCCGGTAGCGGTGTAGATGCGGCGCCGTATTTCAGAATATTTAACCCAACCACCCAGATAGATAAATTCGATAACGATAAAGAATATATTAAAGAGTGGGTGCCAGAATTTGGAACCGATGATTATCCTGAAAAAATGGTGGATCACAAAGAAGCCCGCGAAAGAGCACTAAAAACTTACAAGGAAGCTGTTAGTAATTAA
- a CDS encoding SDR family oxidoreductase, translating into MKKNILLIGGSTGIGLQISELLSSDHNIIVASRNTGNLDTEKVTHLDFDVLKDNIEDLDLPDQIDGLVYCPGSIELKPFKMIKPENFEKEMQLNFFGLVRSVQGVLDKLKKSPQASLVFFSTVAVKVGMPFHTNVAAAKGAIEGFAKSLAAEYAPNFRVNVIAPSLTDTPLAEKLLSNDDKREKMNKRHPLKRVGEAKDIANLAAFLLSDNSGWITGQTLGVDGGLSTINNN; encoded by the coding sequence ATGAAAAAGAATATCTTACTAATAGGTGGCTCTACTGGAATCGGACTTCAAATTTCGGAACTTCTTAGTAGTGACCATAATATAATTGTTGCCTCCAGAAATACCGGAAATCTTGATACGGAAAAAGTAACCCATCTTGATTTCGACGTTCTTAAAGACAATATTGAAGACCTTGATCTTCCAGACCAAATCGATGGACTTGTATACTGCCCGGGATCTATAGAATTGAAACCTTTTAAAATGATCAAACCCGAAAATTTTGAAAAAGAAATGCAGCTTAACTTTTTCGGATTGGTTAGAAGTGTTCAGGGAGTTCTGGATAAACTAAAAAAATCACCACAGGCAAGTCTAGTATTTTTTAGTACAGTTGCCGTAAAGGTAGGAATGCCATTTCATACGAATGTGGCCGCGGCGAAAGGTGCAATTGAAGGTTTCGCCAAGTCTCTAGCTGCAGAGTATGCGCCTAATTTTAGAGTAAATGTTATAGCTCCATCCTTAACAGATACACCTCTCGCGGAAAAATTATTATCAAACGATGATAAAAGAGAAAAGATGAATAAAAGGCATCCTCTTAAGAGAGTTGGAGAGGCTAAAGATATTGCAAACCTTGCTGCTTTTCTTTTAAGTGATAACAGTGGTTGGATAACAGGTCAAACGCTTGGAGTTGATGGCGGTTTATCAACCATAAACAACAATTAA
- a CDS encoding SRPBCC family protein, translated as MKLYTLHSTQKLPISLEEAWEFLSDPRNLKTITPDYMGFEIVSGADRPMYPGQIIQYIVTPVAGIRTKWVTEITHVKEGEYFVDEQRFGPYALWHHKHFIKPIPGGVEMEDVIDYKLPMGILGQMAHPFLVKPKLQEIFDYRQEKLLELFGEYHEDISKTETLKQDILN; from the coding sequence ATGAAGCTTTATACTTTACACAGCACCCAGAAATTGCCAATTTCATTGGAAGAAGCCTGGGAGTTTCTTTCAGATCCAAGAAACTTAAAAACCATAACTCCAGATTACATGGGCTTCGAAATCGTATCCGGCGCAGACCGGCCAATGTATCCGGGACAGATCATCCAGTATATAGTGACTCCGGTCGCTGGAATTAGAACCAAATGGGTTACTGAGATCACTCACGTAAAGGAAGGTGAATATTTTGTGGATGAACAACGTTTCGGACCATATGCTCTGTGGCACCACAAACACTTTATAAAGCCAATTCCGGGTGGAGTAGAAATGGAAGATGTAATAGATTATAAGTTACCCATGGGTATATTAGGGCAAATGGCGCATCCTTTCCTCGTAAAACCTAAGCTTCAGGAAATATTTGATTATAGACAGGAAAAGCTCCTGGAACTTTTTGGTGAATACCACGAAGACATTTCAAAAACTGAAACCCTTAAACAGGATATACTAAACTAA
- a CDS encoding DUF2911 domain-containing protein → MKKLLSLVFIMCLTFSVNAQIQTPQPSPAIKIEQKVGLTDVTLEYSRPAMRGRTIFGDLVPYGEVWRTGANANTKINFSTDVMINGKKLEKGSYAIYSIPNKDSWEVMFYSSTDNWGVPQNWDESKVALKAKAETTELPMSMDSFVIMLHDITNDSASLNFAWENTKATLLLEVPTDELATASIEKIMNGPTASDYFAAGTYYHESGKDLEKAYQWVSKATEMAGDQAFWMLRRKSLIEAEMGKKDQAIETAKKSLASAEKANNADYVKMNKESIAEWEGSK, encoded by the coding sequence ATGAAAAAACTATTATCTCTTGTATTCATTATGTGCCTTACGTTTTCTGTTAATGCACAGATACAAACTCCCCAGCCTAGTCCAGCCATCAAGATCGAGCAAAAGGTAGGTCTTACAGATGTAACCCTGGAATATTCCAGACCGGCTATGAGGGGAAGAACCATTTTTGGTGACCTAGTTCCCTATGGTGAAGTATGGAGAACTGGTGCAAATGCCAATACGAAAATAAATTTCAGTACAGATGTTATGATCAACGGGAAGAAATTGGAAAAAGGTTCCTATGCTATTTATTCAATTCCGAATAAAGATTCCTGGGAAGTAATGTTTTATTCATCCACAGACAATTGGGGAGTACCTCAAAACTGGGATGAGTCTAAAGTAGCTTTGAAGGCTAAAGCTGAAACTACCGAATTACCAATGTCTATGGACTCTTTCGTAATAATGCTGCATGATATTACAAATGATTCTGCCAGTCTGAATTTTGCATGGGAAAATACTAAGGCGACCTTGTTATTAGAAGTTCCTACAGATGAATTAGCTACTGCAAGTATTGAAAAGATTATGAATGGACCAACTGCAAGTGATTACTTCGCAGCAGGTACTTATTATCATGAATCTGGTAAGGATCTTGAGAAAGCTTACCAGTGGGTTAGTAAAGCTACTGAAATGGCCGGAGACCAGGCTTTCTGGATGCTTAGAAGAAAATCACTGATCGAAGCTGAAATGGGTAAAAAAGATCAGGCTATTGAGACTGCGAAAAAATCTTTGGCTTCTGCTGAAAAAGCTAACAATGCCGATTATGTGAAAATGAATAAAGAATCTATTGCAGAGTGGGAGGGAAGTAAATAA
- a CDS encoding Gfo/Idh/MocA family oxidoreductase, with protein MKKINWGIIGLGKIANKFAEGLTNVENAEIYGVASRSKENAISFAKEYNATVAYESYKQLMQDEKVDVIYIATPHVFHHELTMECIRNGKAVLCEKPFAMNITQAKEMIELSRSENVFLMEALWTRFLPHFLFINEKVESGDLGKIRSINADFGFMAEYDRSKRLFNKELGGGSLLDIGIYPVFMAYSLLGKPDKIEAKAEFTETNVDASCDIRFSYPDGVKAELFSTLLENTPTTAEIELEKGTIFLNSRFHEPTSVKITSEGKEETFEFGVETKGYNFEAEHVTRMLQEGKTESNIWNLDKTHDLMKLLDAIREKIKLKY; from the coding sequence ATGAAGAAGATAAATTGGGGAATTATAGGTCTTGGAAAGATCGCTAACAAATTTGCAGAAGGGCTTACTAATGTTGAAAATGCAGAAATTTATGGTGTGGCCAGCAGAAGCAAGGAAAATGCCATTTCTTTCGCAAAAGAATATAATGCCACAGTAGCTTATGAATCTTACAAGCAACTAATGCAGGATGAAAAAGTAGATGTCATTTATATTGCCACTCCCCATGTATTTCATCATGAACTCACCATGGAATGCATCAGAAATGGTAAGGCTGTTTTATGCGAAAAGCCTTTTGCTATGAATATAACTCAGGCAAAAGAAATGATAGAACTGTCAAGGTCTGAGAACGTTTTCCTGATGGAAGCATTATGGACAAGGTTTTTACCTCATTTCCTATTTATAAATGAAAAAGTCGAGTCTGGCGATTTAGGAAAAATAAGATCTATAAACGCCGATTTTGGATTCATGGCAGAATATGACAGATCCAAACGACTTTTTAATAAAGAATTAGGTGGTGGAAGTCTATTGGATATTGGTATCTATCCTGTTTTTATGGCATACAGCCTTCTTGGCAAACCAGATAAAATTGAGGCTAAAGCTGAATTCACTGAAACCAATGTGGATGCTTCCTGTGATATCAGGTTTAGTTATCCAGATGGGGTTAAGGCCGAATTATTCTCAACCTTATTAGAAAACACGCCTACTACGGCAGAAATAGAACTGGAAAAAGGAACGATCTTTCTAAACTCGAGGTTCCATGAACCAACTTCAGTTAAGATCACTTCAGAAGGAAAAGAAGAAACTTTTGAATTTGGTGTAGAAACCAAAGGATATAATTTCGAAGCTGAACATGTGACTAGAATGCTCCAGGAAGGAAAAACCGAAAGTAACATCTGGAACCTGGATAAAACCCATGATCTTATGAAACTTCTGGATGCAATTAGAGAGAAGATAAAGTTAAAGTATTAA
- a CDS encoding sodium:solute symporter gives MNLIDWIILGGTIAFIVWYGVYKSRGSKNVEDYIGGGKNAKWWTIGLSVMATQASAITFLSTPGQAFHDGMGFVQFYFGLPIAMVIICMVFIPIYHRLKVYTAYEYLESRFDRKTRTLTAILFLVQRGLAAGITIFAPAIVLSAVLGWNLTSLTIIIGVLVIIYTVSGGTKAVSVTHKQQMAVIFTGMVVAFFIILSYLPDSVSFTNALEIAGKGGKMNILDYSFDFENRYTLWSGLIGGSFLALSYFGTDQSQVQRYLSGGSVRESQMGMIFNGLLKVPLQFFILLVGVMVFVFYQFNTAPLNFNPAATETVLNSDYAEQYKDLMLVNEEIQEKKQNISLNYAENRSDYNEAQTADFEKEYLQLEQQQKDVREEAKLFIDASDEDAESNDKDYVFIHFILNNLPRGFIGLLLAVILSAAMSSTASELNALASTTVIDLYRRNHKQAKSEEHYLAASKWFTLMWGVIAIAFASLADLFDNLIQLVNIIGSIFYGNVLGIFLLAFFIKSVKSNAVFIAAIITQAIIFLVFELELMPYLWLNVLGCGLVMSIAFLIQLFTQNKSEIETS, from the coding sequence ATGAATTTAATAGATTGGATCATCCTTGGTGGTACTATAGCATTTATTGTTTGGTATGGAGTTTATAAATCGCGTGGAAGCAAGAATGTTGAAGACTACATTGGAGGTGGAAAAAATGCCAAATGGTGGACCATAGGTCTCTCGGTTATGGCAACCCAGGCCAGTGCCATCACATTTCTATCCACACCCGGACAGGCTTTTCATGATGGGATGGGTTTTGTACAGTTTTATTTTGGACTACCAATTGCTATGGTGATCATTTGTATGGTATTCATTCCCATATATCACAGGTTAAAGGTTTATACCGCTTATGAATATCTGGAATCAAGGTTCGACCGGAAAACCAGGACCTTAACGGCTATTTTATTCCTTGTACAACGAGGGTTGGCCGCCGGAATCACCATTTTCGCCCCGGCCATCGTGCTATCAGCTGTCCTTGGATGGAATCTAACCTCGTTAACCATAATTATTGGTGTACTTGTAATTATCTACACTGTTTCCGGAGGGACCAAGGCCGTAAGTGTAACCCATAAGCAACAAATGGCGGTGATATTTACAGGAATGGTGGTTGCCTTTTTTATAATATTAAGTTACCTGCCAGACTCAGTGAGTTTTACCAATGCTTTGGAAATTGCCGGAAAAGGCGGCAAAATGAACATTCTCGATTATTCATTCGATTTTGAAAATAGATATACTTTATGGAGCGGACTAATTGGAGGTAGTTTTCTTGCCCTCTCCTATTTTGGTACAGACCAAAGCCAGGTTCAAAGATATCTTTCAGGTGGTTCGGTTAGAGAAAGCCAGATGGGTATGATCTTCAACGGACTCTTAAAAGTTCCCTTGCAGTTCTTTATTCTTCTGGTGGGAGTAATGGTCTTCGTTTTTTACCAATTCAATACGGCTCCCTTAAATTTCAATCCTGCAGCTACAGAAACTGTTTTAAATTCTGACTATGCCGAACAGTACAAAGACCTGATGCTCGTAAATGAAGAAATTCAGGAGAAAAAGCAGAATATAAGTCTGAATTATGCTGAAAACAGATCAGATTACAACGAAGCCCAAACAGCAGATTTTGAAAAAGAATATCTTCAACTTGAACAACAGCAAAAGGATGTTCGGGAAGAGGCTAAGCTTTTTATAGACGCTTCAGATGAAGACGCTGAAAGCAACGATAAGGATTATGTATTTATCCACTTCATTTTAAATAACCTGCCACGTGGATTTATAGGCCTTCTGCTCGCAGTGATCCTTTCAGCAGCAATGTCTTCCACTGCTTCAGAACTTAATGCCCTTGCTTCCACTACCGTAATAGACCTGTACAGGCGTAATCATAAACAGGCAAAATCTGAAGAACACTACCTGGCAGCGTCAAAATGGTTCACATTGATGTGGGGAGTCATCGCGATTGCATTTGCCAGTTTAGCAGACCTGTTTGATAATCTAATCCAACTGGTTAATATCATAGGTAGTATTTTCTACGGAAATGTTCTGGGGATATTCCTGCTGGCATTTTTCATTAAATCTGTAAAAAGCAACGCGGTTTTCATCGCTGCCATTATTACACAGGCAATCATATTCCTGGTTTTTGAACTTGAGCTTATGCCTTATTTATGGCTGAATGTTCTTGGATGTGGCCTGGTAATGTCCATCGCTTTTCTTATACAATTATTTACTCAGAATAAATCTGAAATCGAGACATCATGA